Proteins encoded together in one Impatiens glandulifera chromosome 1, dImpGla2.1, whole genome shotgun sequence window:
- the LOC124920956 gene encoding uncharacterized protein LOC124920956, with amino-acid sequence MKSWDEDIFGRNMVMKKNPPSLVDLCIKKAIDNLRYLGDVGETDIRLLDPILSHCTKEQLAHIEESTVGRDLSQVTNRLWKRFYETDFGVKSVNLVIERMQEKKVSFKWQMLYEAKKRDMEEAQEKSFNRIKELYKQEVERKQKRQVKICTKVPPSSKRSFFGGGYGPSITNTKSNILKKARIEVLKSQEVKNLTALKKNTVQKHNCLPARKPPLNPGKSSGSSSNHGGPTGRRF; translated from the exons ATGAAATCCTGGGATGAAGATATCTTTGGAAGAAATATGGTGATGAAGAAGAACCCTCCATCACTTGTTGATCTCTGTATAAAGAAAGCAATAGATAATCTTAGGTATCTTGGGGACGTAGGAGAAACCGATATTCGTCTTCTAGATCCAATCCTATCTCACTGCACAAAGGAACAGTTGGCACACATTGAGGAATCAACCGTG GGAAGGGATCTTAGCCAAGTGACCAACAGACTGTGGAAAAGATTCTATGAAACAGATTTCGGTGTAAAGAGTGTCAATCTTGTTATTGAAAGAATGCAAGAAAAGAAAGTATCTTTTAAGTGGCAAATGTTGTACGAG GCAAAGAAAAGGGATATGGAGGAGGCTCAAGAGAAGTCATTCAATAGAATAAAGGAACTATACAAACAAGAAGTTGAACGTAAACAGAAAAGACAAGTCAAGATCTGTACAAAAGTTCCACCGAGTAGTAAAAGAAGCTTCTTTGGAG GTGGATATGGTCCAAGCATAACTAACACGAAAAGCAACATATTGAAGAAGGCAAGAATAGAAGTTCTTAAAAG TCAAGAGGTGAAGAATTTAACAGCTTTGAAGAAGAATACAGTGCAAAAGCATAACTG CCTTCCTGCGAGAAAGCCACCCCTTAACCCTGGAAAGAGTTCCGGTTCAAGCTCAAATCACGGTGGACCGACAGGACGAAGATTCTAG